One window of the Conexibacter sp. SYSU D00693 genome contains the following:
- a CDS encoding low temperature requirement protein A → MSNAEAAARAIGWDADQHAEPEQKVTPLELFFDLVFVFGLTQVTAALAANPTWEGLARGVLVLAALWWTWTGYAWLTNRVASDDGPARLVLFCAMAATLVMALAVPGAFDDEAVAFAIAYLVVRQLQSVALWRLGDDDPDVHVAVARLAVTSIVGPVLVLVATGFDGATQGALWAVAILIDFAGGRLATRGERGVWRIHAGHFAERHALIVIIALGESIVALGVGAEELHIGVGVVTACVLGIALVAALWWAYFDVVALVAERRLARAEGAERGEIARDSYSYLHFLMVAGIVLLALGIKKTLGDYDEPLKAMPAVCLCGGAALYYVGHILFRLRNVRSLSRSRSAATVALLATIPLATEVDALVALGVVAAIAVATVAYEAVRYAEARARIRHAIT, encoded by the coding sequence ATGAGCAACGCCGAGGCCGCCGCGCGAGCGATCGGGTGGGACGCCGACCAGCACGCCGAGCCCGAGCAGAAGGTCACGCCGCTCGAGCTGTTCTTCGACCTCGTCTTCGTCTTCGGCCTCACGCAGGTGACGGCGGCGCTGGCCGCCAACCCGACCTGGGAGGGGCTGGCGCGCGGCGTGCTGGTCCTCGCCGCGCTGTGGTGGACCTGGACGGGCTACGCGTGGCTGACCAACCGCGTCGCGTCCGACGACGGCCCCGCGCGCCTGGTGCTGTTCTGCGCCATGGCCGCGACGCTCGTCATGGCGCTCGCGGTCCCCGGGGCGTTCGACGACGAGGCGGTGGCCTTCGCCATCGCCTACCTCGTGGTGCGCCAGCTGCAGTCCGTCGCGCTGTGGCGGCTGGGCGACGACGACCCGGACGTCCACGTCGCGGTGGCGCGGCTCGCGGTCACGTCGATCGTCGGGCCGGTGCTCGTCCTCGTGGCGACGGGCTTCGACGGCGCGACGCAGGGCGCGCTGTGGGCGGTCGCGATCCTCATCGACTTCGCGGGCGGCCGGCTCGCCACACGCGGGGAGCGCGGGGTCTGGCGCATCCACGCCGGGCACTTCGCCGAGCGCCACGCGCTCATCGTGATCATCGCCCTGGGCGAGTCGATCGTCGCGCTGGGCGTGGGCGCCGAGGAGCTGCACATCGGGGTGGGCGTGGTGACGGCGTGCGTGCTGGGCATCGCCCTCGTGGCGGCGCTGTGGTGGGCGTACTTCGACGTCGTCGCGCTCGTGGCCGAGCGGCGCCTGGCGCGCGCCGAGGGCGCCGAGCGCGGGGAGATCGCGCGCGACTCCTACTCCTACCTGCACTTCCTGATGGTGGCGGGGATCGTGCTGCTCGCCCTCGGGATCAAGAAGACCCTCGGCGACTACGACGAGCCGCTGAAGGCGATGCCCGCGGTGTGCCTGTGCGGCGGCGCGGCGCTCTACTACGTCGGCCACATCCTCTTCCGCCTGCGCAACGTCCGCTCGCTGAGCCGCTCGCGGTCGGCCGCGACGGTCGCGCTGCTCGCGACGATCCCGCTGGCCACCGAGGTCGACGCGCTCGTCGCGCTGGGCGTCGTCGCCGCCATCGCGGTGGCGACGGTCGCCTACGAGGCCGTGCGCTACGCCGAGGCGCGGGCCCGCATCCGCCACGCGATCACGTGA
- a CDS encoding SMP-30/gluconolactonase/LRE family protein yields the protein MLSAACAVALLGAAPASAAPDCRAGQTGFRTLLSGQGSLESVIVDDLGRLLYTDQTRKALMVLDAPGQQPRVLLGGLAKPGGLALDGAGGVLVGDGNGLVDGLTGNLKPTARLLRVDLVTGASSVYATGLQMANGIVRHPDGTVFASNDLGLLRGVDRISPDGEVQVGWSPIVSANGLALSPDGGTLYAAQTFLPAAIMGIPLHRPNVPYKAFSAGLLDLAAGFDGMAADSAGRLFVAANLYGQVWRVAGGKGCVLAKGIANASAVAVGHGSGPFGAGKVFAVGFGGTVAEITA from the coding sequence GTGCTGAGCGCGGCGTGCGCCGTCGCGCTGCTGGGCGCCGCGCCGGCGTCCGCGGCGCCGGACTGCCGCGCCGGCCAGACCGGGTTCCGGACGCTGCTCAGCGGCCAGGGCAGCCTCGAGTCGGTCATCGTCGACGACCTCGGCCGCCTGCTCTACACCGACCAGACGCGCAAGGCGCTCATGGTCCTCGACGCGCCCGGCCAGCAGCCGCGCGTCCTGCTCGGCGGCCTCGCCAAGCCCGGCGGCCTCGCGCTCGACGGCGCAGGCGGCGTCCTGGTCGGCGACGGCAACGGCCTCGTCGACGGCCTCACCGGCAACCTCAAGCCCACCGCGCGCCTGCTGCGCGTCGACCTCGTCACCGGCGCGTCGTCGGTGTACGCCACCGGGCTGCAGATGGCCAACGGCATCGTCCGCCACCCGGACGGCACCGTCTTCGCCTCCAACGACCTCGGGCTCCTGCGCGGCGTCGACCGCATCAGCCCGGACGGCGAGGTGCAGGTCGGCTGGTCGCCGATCGTCAGCGCCAACGGCCTGGCCCTGAGCCCGGACGGCGGGACGCTCTACGCCGCCCAGACGTTCCTGCCCGCGGCGATCATGGGCATCCCGCTGCATCGCCCGAACGTCCCGTACAAGGCCTTCAGCGCCGGGCTGCTCGACCTCGCCGCCGGCTTCGACGGGATGGCCGCCGACAGCGCCGGCCGGCTCTTCGTCGCCGCCAACCTCTACGGCCAGGTCTGGCGCGTGGCGGGCGGCAAGGGGTGCGTCCTGGCCAAGGGGATCGCGAACGCCAGCGCCGTCGCGGTCGGCCACGGCAGCGGCCCGTTCGGCGCCGGGAAGGTGTTCGCCGTCGGCTTCGGCGGGACCGTGGCGGAGATCACCGCCTAG
- a CDS encoding thioesterase family protein gives MTEPVFRQEGPLFVPTGHARGPWDPSQQHGGAPAALVARAVERLEAAAPMRCSRLTLEFLGAVPLAPLRVEAEVLRGGPRLQLCEATVSGSDGRVLVRARAVRLRVGEVDLEGRGAQRAQPPTPGPDEAEAGTFPGSAGEGFHLTGMEIRFARGQFGEPGPALAWFRPRRPLVDEEEPTPLQRVAAAADFGNGVSSELRWDRHLFVNTDLTVHLLSEPRGPWVGLEARTLLDSQGRGLASSTLWDGQGELGASHQTLFVDVR, from the coding sequence ATGACGGAGCCGGTGTTCCGACAGGAGGGGCCGCTGTTCGTGCCGACCGGGCACGCGCGCGGGCCGTGGGACCCGAGCCAGCAGCACGGTGGCGCGCCGGCGGCGCTGGTCGCCCGGGCGGTGGAGCGCCTCGAGGCGGCGGCCCCGATGCGCTGCTCCCGGCTGACGCTCGAGTTCCTCGGCGCGGTGCCGCTCGCGCCGCTGCGCGTGGAGGCCGAGGTGCTGCGCGGCGGACCGCGGCTGCAGCTCTGCGAGGCGACGGTGAGCGGGAGCGACGGACGGGTGCTGGTGCGCGCGCGGGCCGTGCGGCTGCGGGTGGGGGAGGTCGACCTCGAGGGCCGCGGGGCGCAGCGCGCCCAGCCACCGACGCCCGGGCCCGACGAGGCCGAGGCGGGGACGTTCCCGGGCTCGGCGGGCGAGGGCTTCCACCTGACCGGCATGGAGATCCGCTTCGCGCGCGGGCAGTTCGGCGAGCCCGGACCCGCGCTGGCGTGGTTCCGCCCGCGGCGGCCGTTGGTCGACGAGGAGGAGCCCACGCCGCTGCAGCGCGTCGCCGCGGCGGCGGACTTCGGCAACGGCGTCTCGAGCGAGCTGCGCTGGGACCGCCACCTGTTCGTGAACACCGACCTCACGGTCCACCTGCTCAGCGAGCCGCGCGGGCCGTGGGTCGGCCTCGAGGCGCGGACGTTGCTCGACAGTCAGGGGCGCGGGCTGGCAAGCTCGACCCTGTGGGACGGACAGGGGGAGTTGGGGGCGTCGCACCAGACGCTCTTCGTCGACGTGCGCTGA
- a CDS encoding response regulator transcription factor: MRVVTVEDNALLREGLVALLREHDIEVAAAAEDGDGLLRIVAGHKPDLAIVDVRLPPTFTDEGLRAAIEARRRHPGLNVLILSQYVEPVYTAELLASGDGGGIGYLLKERVGDVRAFLDAVRRVADGGTALDREVVAELVKTRDAAPGAAALAELTPREREVLELMAEGRTNNGIARALVVTQGAVEKHVTSIFSKLGLPAGEDDHRRVLAVLTYLQAS; the protein is encoded by the coding sequence ATGCGGGTCGTGACGGTCGAGGACAACGCGCTGCTGCGCGAGGGGCTCGTGGCGCTCCTGCGCGAGCACGACATCGAGGTCGCCGCGGCGGCCGAGGACGGCGACGGGCTCCTGCGCATCGTCGCGGGCCACAAGCCCGACCTCGCGATCGTCGACGTCCGCCTCCCGCCGACGTTCACCGACGAGGGGCTGCGCGCCGCCATCGAGGCCCGCCGCCGCCACCCCGGCCTCAACGTCCTGATCCTGTCCCAGTACGTCGAGCCGGTGTACACCGCCGAGCTGCTGGCCTCGGGCGACGGCGGCGGGATCGGCTACCTGCTCAAGGAGCGCGTCGGCGACGTCCGCGCCTTCCTCGACGCGGTGCGCCGCGTCGCCGACGGCGGCACCGCCCTGGACCGCGAGGTGGTCGCCGAGCTCGTCAAGACCCGCGACGCCGCGCCGGGCGCCGCCGCCCTGGCCGAGCTGACCCCGCGCGAGCGCGAGGTGCTCGAGCTCATGGCCGAAGGCCGCACGAACAACGGCATCGCCCGCGCGCTCGTCGTCACGCAGGGCGCCGTCGAGAAGCACGTCACGTCGATCTTCTCCAAGCTCGGCCTGCCGGCGGGGGAGGACGACCACCGGCGGGTGCTGGCGGTGCTCACGTACCTGCAGGCGTCGTGA
- a CDS encoding sensor histidine kinase translates to MDAEAPTTPTSQAPAAAHDAAAGAVLSPALRLHAGGMGLFAAFCTLVWLASGAGVFWPAWVWMLGLTTVGVHATVRVVRHVDDPEVRRLLDRAGGIGRTVVASAGREAAEDPDWQPEPVVTRRLSTFVAVMAFAAFVCTVVWGALGGGYFWPLWVWFGGLEATLLWAGVRWALQVRAVALRRFAVQLAVSAAALFPNVWTAVFTEAGAAEVYWPLIGLGTAAGIHLLLIYRHALPDGRERQLEERVTELTRTRRGALDVQAAELRRIERDLHDGAQARLVALTMKLGRAEARLEDRPEVAELLREAREDAGSAIAELRDLARGIAPPVLADRGLEAAVDALAQRAAIPVEVVARLTHRPPPVVETAAYFVTAEALTNVAKHAGGSGARVRVVGDVARVVVEVADDGPGGAVVDGGGLTGLRHRVEALDGALEVHSPAGGGTTIRAVLPCGS, encoded by the coding sequence ATGGACGCTGAGGCCCCGACCACGCCGACCTCGCAGGCTCCGGCCGCCGCGCACGACGCGGCGGCCGGCGCCGTCCTGAGCCCGGCGCTGCGCCTGCACGCGGGCGGCATGGGGCTCTTCGCGGCCTTCTGCACGCTCGTGTGGCTGGCCAGCGGCGCCGGCGTCTTCTGGCCGGCCTGGGTGTGGATGCTCGGCCTGACGACGGTCGGCGTCCATGCGACGGTGCGCGTCGTGCGCCACGTCGACGACCCGGAGGTGCGGCGGCTGCTCGACCGCGCCGGGGGCATCGGGCGCACCGTCGTCGCGAGCGCGGGCCGCGAAGCCGCGGAGGACCCGGACTGGCAGCCCGAGCCGGTCGTCACGCGGCGGCTGTCGACGTTCGTCGCGGTCATGGCGTTCGCGGCGTTCGTCTGCACCGTGGTCTGGGGCGCGCTGGGCGGCGGCTACTTCTGGCCGCTCTGGGTCTGGTTCGGTGGGCTGGAGGCGACCCTGCTGTGGGCGGGCGTGCGCTGGGCGCTGCAGGTCCGCGCCGTCGCGCTGCGCCGGTTCGCGGTCCAGCTGGCGGTGTCGGCGGCGGCGCTGTTCCCCAACGTCTGGACGGCGGTCTTCACCGAGGCCGGGGCGGCCGAGGTCTACTGGCCGCTCATCGGCCTGGGGACCGCGGCGGGCATCCACCTGCTGCTCATCTACCGCCACGCGCTGCCCGACGGCCGCGAGCGCCAGCTCGAGGAGCGCGTGACGGAGCTGACGCGGACGCGGCGCGGCGCGCTGGACGTGCAGGCCGCCGAGCTGCGGCGCATCGAGCGCGACCTGCACGACGGCGCGCAGGCACGGCTGGTGGCGCTGACGATGAAGCTCGGGCGGGCCGAGGCGCGCCTCGAGGACCGTCCCGAGGTGGCCGAGCTCCTGCGCGAGGCGCGCGAGGACGCGGGCAGCGCGATCGCCGAGCTGCGCGACCTCGCCCGCGGGATTGCGCCGCCGGTGCTGGCCGACCGCGGCCTGGAGGCAGCGGTCGATGCGCTCGCCCAGCGCGCGGCGATCCCGGTCGAGGTCGTGGCGCGGCTGACCCACCGGCCGCCGCCGGTGGTCGAGACCGCGGCGTACTTCGTCACCGCCGAGGCGCTGACGAACGTCGCCAAGCACGCGGGCGGCTCGGGCGCGCGGGTGCGCGTCGTGGGCGACGTCGCGCGCGTCGTCGTCGAGGTGGCCGACGACGGCCCCGGCGGCGCCGTGGTCGACGGCGGCGGCCTGACCGGCCTGCGCCACCGGGTGGAGGCGCTCGACGGAGCGCTCGAGGTCCACAGCCCCGCCGGCGGCGGGACGACGATCAGGGCGGTGCTCCCATGCGGGTCGTGA
- a CDS encoding MMPL family transporter: protein MPPARRLHHRPDPGCAPPDDVGWLAGGVRRAAGAAARFPKSVVLLWLVLIAGCIMAGSLTGTKELSDVDAGTGDSGRATQLVHAAGLRDAATENVVVRSDSAAKTTAAVQQLRARVAGLPEVARVQAPAQTKDGGRIALVNVTLRGDPDDAADHVEGVQAAVESVDAGAPGVTLQQAGAGSVEKALDELISDDLAQAEMFSLPITLIVLVFAFGAVVAAFVPLLLGLTAVAGAMGAMGVVSQLAPSTDNTAATVVLIGLAVGVDYSLFYVRREREERRRGRGPLAALDAAAASVGRAILVSGLTVMVALAGLLLSGEPVFASIALATILVVLIAVIGSLTVLPAVLALMGDRIERGRLPFARRREARRARREASGHRGFWGALAGGVTARPVASMVTAVCVLGALAVPATQMKLAFAGNGALPDELPAVAALHTIERTFPGAPGDVELVVSAAGLNQPGAQAKLAALGERALRVTGGAGEPEVQVSRDGGTALVSVPMPDEGRDAGDDVVRELRSTVTPTAATVAPGAEALVGGQPAEDLDGDEALASATPLVVGFVLALALLLLLGAFRSPKLALAVIGLNLLSVGAAAGVLVAVFQETWAEGLLDFESTGAIATWLPLFGFTVLFGLSMDYTVLVLERIRELRRSGLSPAEAAAQGVAATGSTVTSAALVMVGVFSVFATLTLIDMKQMGVGLAAAVLIDATIVRGVALPAAVTLLGEKGWKVPRRRVRPASAGVGAGWDDGRAVAATTGSDDGR, encoded by the coding sequence ATGCCTCCTGCACGCCGTCTCCACCACCGTCCCGACCCCGGTTGCGCGCCGCCCGACGACGTCGGGTGGCTCGCGGGCGGGGTCCGCCGGGCCGCCGGCGCGGCCGCCCGGTTCCCGAAGAGCGTCGTCCTCCTCTGGCTCGTCCTGATCGCCGGCTGCATCATGGCCGGCTCCCTGACCGGGACCAAGGAGCTCAGCGACGTCGACGCCGGCACCGGCGACTCGGGCCGCGCCACCCAGCTCGTCCACGCCGCGGGCCTGCGCGACGCGGCGACCGAGAACGTCGTCGTGCGCTCCGACAGCGCCGCGAAGACCACCGCCGCCGTCCAGCAGCTGCGCGCGCGGGTCGCCGGCCTCCCGGAGGTCGCCCGCGTCCAGGCGCCCGCCCAGACCAAGGACGGCGGGCGCATCGCCCTCGTCAACGTGACGCTGCGCGGGGACCCCGACGACGCGGCCGACCACGTCGAGGGCGTCCAAGCCGCCGTCGAGTCGGTCGACGCCGGCGCCCCCGGGGTGACCCTCCAGCAGGCCGGCGCGGGCTCGGTCGAGAAGGCCCTCGACGAGCTCATCTCCGACGACCTCGCGCAGGCCGAGATGTTCTCCCTGCCGATCACGCTGATCGTCCTGGTCTTCGCGTTCGGCGCCGTCGTGGCGGCGTTCGTGCCGCTCCTGCTCGGCCTGACGGCCGTGGCCGGCGCGATGGGCGCGATGGGCGTCGTCTCCCAGCTCGCGCCGTCGACCGACAACACGGCGGCCACCGTGGTCCTGATCGGTCTCGCGGTCGGCGTCGACTACTCGCTGTTCTACGTGCGGCGCGAGCGCGAGGAGCGCCGGCGCGGCCGTGGCCCGCTGGCGGCGCTGGACGCCGCGGCGGCAAGCGTCGGCCGGGCGATCCTCGTGTCCGGCCTGACGGTCATGGTCGCCCTCGCGGGTCTGCTGCTCAGCGGCGAGCCCGTGTTCGCCTCGATCGCGCTGGCGACGATCCTCGTCGTCCTCATCGCGGTCATCGGCTCGCTCACCGTCCTACCCGCCGTCCTGGCGCTGATGGGCGACCGCATCGAGCGCGGCCGGCTGCCGTTCGCCCGCCGTCGCGAGGCGCGCCGCGCCCGCCGCGAGGCCTCCGGGCACCGCGGGTTCTGGGGCGCCCTGGCCGGTGGCGTGACCGCCCGCCCCGTCGCGTCGATGGTCACCGCCGTCTGCGTGCTCGGCGCGCTCGCCGTCCCGGCGACGCAGATGAAGCTCGCCTTCGCGGGCAACGGCGCGCTGCCTGACGAGCTGCCCGCCGTCGCCGCGCTGCACACCATCGAGCGCACCTTCCCCGGCGCGCCCGGGGACGTCGAGCTCGTCGTCAGCGCCGCGGGGCTCAACCAGCCGGGCGCGCAGGCGAAGCTCGCCGCCCTGGGCGAGCGGGCGCTGCGCGTCACCGGTGGCGCGGGCGAGCCCGAGGTCCAGGTCTCGCGCGACGGCGGCACGGCGCTCGTGTCGGTGCCCATGCCCGACGAGGGCCGCGACGCGGGCGACGACGTCGTCCGGGAGCTGCGCTCCACGGTCACGCCGACGGCGGCGACGGTCGCCCCGGGGGCCGAGGCGCTCGTCGGCGGTCAGCCCGCCGAGGACCTCGACGGCGACGAGGCGCTCGCGAGCGCGACGCCGCTGGTCGTCGGGTTCGTCCTGGCCCTGGCGCTGCTCCTGCTGCTGGGCGCGTTCCGCTCGCCGAAGCTCGCGCTGGCGGTCATCGGCCTGAACCTCCTGTCCGTGGGCGCGGCCGCCGGCGTGCTCGTCGCGGTGTTCCAGGAGACGTGGGCCGAGGGGCTGCTGGACTTCGAGTCCACCGGCGCGATCGCCACCTGGCTGCCGCTGTTCGGCTTCACCGTCCTCTTCGGGCTCTCGATGGACTACACGGTCCTCGTGCTCGAGCGCATCCGCGAGCTGCGGCGCAGCGGGCTGTCGCCGGCCGAGGCGGCGGCGCAGGGCGTGGCCGCGACCGGCAGCACCGTGACGAGCGCCGCGCTGGTGATGGTCGGCGTCTTCTCGGTGTTCGCGACGCTGACGCTGATCGACATGAAGCAGATGGGCGTCGGCCTGGCGGCCGCGGTCCTCATCGACGCGACCATCGTGCGCGGCGTGGCCCTCCCTGCGGCGGTGACGCTGCTGGGCGAGAAGGGCTGGAAGGTCCCGCGCCGCCGGGTGCGTCCGGCCTCCGCCGGCGTCGGTGCCGGCTGGGATGATGGCCGCGCCGTCGCCGCCACGACCGGCTCCGACGATGGACGCTGA
- a CDS encoding Ig-like domain-containing protein: MRRTVALVVAVVALVAPAGAGAAGVTTHAFMADQAVRDVRTPALRALLDAHKAQLLSGAQYPDGGYAVASLPGGDFGEVTHWGRFVEAYVRQLRAKPGCGDLSRTWGPCAPQVAQLLGAAAHGMGDELWDWLFEPSMADHHEDPTHPLVRSGLPGFAEIAKLPLVDQVSSPEFAMDMVGIVEGGRLLALPLTLPPVDDLVATYRAIGRPDVTAAGVLAGHAAISAVAVAERVAALVEHPRVRATMPASAARYLDGQGGVRDVARSIAGSYEALWRMITTGERPPLQVVGVNPEPGATGVATDASPARTSPGPRGGGADLRIVASFGSALAPSPLPAGALRLFGPGGVEVAQLEGFPRTGPYGDGDGTHTMMAWPAQDLAPCTTYTAQVGTSVRDLGGVALAEPHRWSFTTACPPAQPVAAPSRNVLAGVLTGVGRLLGGR; the protein is encoded by the coding sequence ATGCGCCGCACCGTCGCCCTGGTGGTCGCGGTCGTGGCGCTCGTGGCGCCTGCGGGGGCAGGCGCGGCGGGGGTCACGACGCACGCCTTCATGGCGGACCAGGCGGTCCGCGACGTGCGCACGCCCGCGCTGCGGGCGCTGCTCGACGCCCACAAGGCCCAGCTGCTCAGCGGCGCGCAGTACCCCGACGGGGGCTACGCCGTCGCGTCCCTGCCGGGCGGCGACTTCGGCGAGGTCACCCACTGGGGGCGCTTCGTCGAGGCCTACGTGCGCCAGCTGCGCGCCAAGCCGGGGTGCGGCGACCTGTCACGCACGTGGGGGCCGTGCGCGCCGCAGGTCGCCCAGCTCCTCGGTGCCGCCGCGCACGGCATGGGCGACGAGCTGTGGGACTGGCTGTTCGAGCCGTCGATGGCCGACCACCACGAGGACCCCACGCACCCGCTCGTGCGCTCCGGGCTGCCGGGGTTCGCCGAGATCGCGAAGCTCCCCTTGGTCGACCAGGTCAGCTCGCCGGAGTTCGCGATGGACATGGTCGGCATCGTCGAGGGCGGCCGGCTGCTCGCGCTGCCGCTGACGCTGCCGCCGGTGGACGACCTCGTCGCGACCTACCGCGCGATCGGCCGCCCCGACGTGACGGCGGCGGGCGTCCTGGCGGGCCACGCGGCGATCAGCGCCGTGGCGGTGGCCGAGCGCGTCGCGGCGCTCGTGGAGCACCCGCGGGTCAGGGCGACGATGCCGGCGTCGGCGGCGCGCTACCTCGACGGCCAGGGCGGCGTCCGGGACGTCGCCCGCTCGATCGCCGGTTCCTACGAGGCGCTGTGGCGCATGATCACGACCGGCGAGCGCCCGCCGCTGCAGGTCGTCGGCGTCAACCCCGAGCCGGGGGCCACGGGCGTCGCGACCGACGCATCGCCCGCCCGCACGTCGCCCGGCCCGCGCGGCGGCGGAGCCGACCTGCGGATCGTCGCGAGCTTCGGCAGCGCGCTCGCGCCCTCGCCGCTGCCCGCCGGGGCGCTGCGGCTGTTCGGGCCCGGCGGCGTGGAGGTCGCCCAGCTCGAGGGCTTCCCGCGCACGGGCCCCTACGGCGACGGCGACGGCACGCACACGATGATGGCCTGGCCGGCGCAGGACCTCGCGCCGTGCACGACGTACACGGCGCAGGTCGGCACGAGCGTCCGCGACCTCGGCGGCGTCGCCCTGGCCGAGCCGCACCGCTGGTCGTTCACGACGGCGTGCCCGCCGGCGCAGCCCGTCGCGGCGCCGTCGCGCAACGTCCTCGCCGGCGTGCTGACCGGCGTGGGTCGCCTCCTCGGCGGGCGCTGA
- a CDS encoding carboxymuconolactone decarboxylase family protein: MSTTFVSHRLDVLGTAPRQAGGLVRLGRSVELDHTLRHLIDVRASQLNGCAFCLDMHWKDARAAGETEERLYSLSTWREATVYDERERAALALCEEVTRLPDAGVSDAVWDAAAAVFEPGELAQVLFAIAVINTWNRIQVASGAEPGHYVPGAFDEA; this comes from the coding sequence ATGAGCACCACGTTCGTCTCCCACCGCCTCGACGTCCTGGGCACCGCCCCCCGCCAGGCCGGCGGCCTGGTCCGCCTCGGGCGCTCGGTCGAGCTCGACCACACGCTGCGCCACCTCATCGACGTGCGCGCCTCGCAGCTCAACGGCTGCGCGTTCTGCCTCGACATGCACTGGAAGGACGCGCGCGCCGCGGGCGAGACCGAGGAGCGCCTGTACTCCCTCAGCACCTGGCGCGAGGCGACGGTCTACGACGAGCGCGAGCGCGCGGCCCTGGCGCTGTGCGAGGAGGTCACCCGACTGCCGGATGCCGGCGTCTCGGACGCGGTGTGGGACGCAGCGGCGGCGGTCTTCGAGCCGGGAGAGCTGGCCCAGGTGCTGTTCGCCATCGCGGTGATCAACACCTGGAACCGCATCCAGGTCGCCAGCGGCGCGGAGCCGGGCCACTACGTCCCGGGCGCCTTCGACGAGGCGTGA
- a CDS encoding alpha/beta fold hydrolase has translation MSPLPDLHVVEAGEGPPIVLLHGLTATHRYVVHGSRALERGGFRTVAYDARGHGASAPAPDGEGYTYPELAADLLGLLDLLGIDRAVLAGASMGAHTALRLALDEPDRVAGLVVITPASHPDFPPGLERWDRLSAGLRSGGVEGFVEAYGLEHVDPAWRATMEKVLRQRLGAHEHQDAVADALQQVPRSQPFAFEELARVHAPTVVVADRDEADPGHPLAVGEAYAAQIPGARLEVEAEGESPLAWRGGSLSKVIAALASEVL, from the coding sequence GTGAGCCCGCTGCCCGACCTGCACGTCGTGGAGGCGGGGGAGGGGCCGCCGATCGTCCTGCTGCACGGCCTCACGGCGACGCACCGCTACGTCGTGCACGGTTCGCGCGCCCTCGAGCGCGGCGGCTTCCGCACGGTCGCCTACGACGCGCGCGGCCACGGCGCCTCGGCGCCCGCGCCCGACGGCGAGGGCTACACCTACCCCGAGCTCGCCGCCGACCTGCTCGGGCTGCTCGACCTGCTGGGGATCGACCGCGCCGTCCTGGCGGGCGCGTCGATGGGCGCGCACACCGCGTTGCGCCTGGCGCTCGACGAGCCCGACCGCGTCGCCGGCCTCGTCGTCATCACGCCGGCCTCGCACCCGGACTTCCCGCCGGGCCTCGAGCGCTGGGACCGGCTCAGCGCCGGGCTGCGCTCCGGCGGCGTGGAGGGGTTCGTCGAGGCCTACGGGCTCGAGCACGTCGACCCCGCGTGGCGCGCCACGATGGAGAAGGTCCTGCGCCAGCGCCTCGGCGCCCACGAGCACCAGGACGCGGTGGCCGACGCGCTGCAGCAGGTCCCGCGCTCCCAGCCCTTCGCCTTCGAGGAGCTCGCACGGGTGCACGCGCCGACAGTCGTCGTCGCCGACCGCGACGAGGCCGACCCGGGCCACCCGCTGGCCGTCGGCGAGGCCTACGCGGCGCAGATCCCGGGCGCGCGGCTCGAGGTCGAGGCCGAGGGGGAGTCGCCGCTGGCCTGGCGCGGCGGGTCGCTGTCGAAGGTGATCGCCGCCCTGGCGTCCGAGGTCCTCTAG
- the trxA gene encoding thioredoxin: MTVIDVTEQTFEAEVVERSAQVPVVVDFWAAWCGPCRQLTPVLEEAANAREGDVVLAKVDTDANPRISQAFGIQGIPAVKAFKDKRVVSEFVGAQPPARVKEFFDALVPSEADRLVAGGDEASLRRALELDPARMDAKVALARLLHDRGESAEALELLSNVAGDFAGEGLAARIRLEQDPVDGTAEAFAALDTGDREQAVDLLIAAMPAADGRKDDLRQVVVGVLDELGVEHPFARDARRRLASALY, translated from the coding sequence ATGACCGTGATCGACGTGACCGAGCAGACCTTCGAGGCCGAGGTCGTCGAGCGCTCGGCGCAGGTCCCCGTCGTCGTCGACTTCTGGGCCGCCTGGTGCGGTCCGTGCCGCCAGCTCACGCCGGTGCTCGAGGAGGCCGCGAACGCCCGCGAGGGCGACGTCGTCCTCGCGAAGGTCGACACGGACGCGAACCCGCGCATCTCCCAGGCGTTCGGCATCCAGGGCATCCCGGCCGTCAAGGCGTTCAAGGACAAGCGGGTCGTCTCGGAGTTCGTCGGCGCCCAGCCGCCCGCCCGCGTCAAGGAGTTCTTCGACGCGCTCGTCCCCAGCGAGGCGGACCGCCTGGTCGCCGGGGGCGACGAGGCGTCGCTGCGCCGCGCGCTCGAGCTCGACCCGGCGCGCATGGACGCGAAGGTCGCGCTCGCCCGCCTGCTGCACGACCGCGGTGAGTCCGCCGAGGCGCTCGAGCTGCTGTCCAACGTCGCGGGCGACTTCGCCGGCGAGGGCCTCGCCGCGCGCATCCGCCTCGAGCAGGACCCGGTCGACGGCACCGCCGAGGCGTTCGCCGCGCTGGACACGGGCGACCGCGAGCAGGCGGTCGACCTGCTCATCGCGGCGATGCCCGCCGCCGACGGCCGCAAGGACGACCTGCGCCAGGTGGTCGTCGGCGTCCTGGACGAGCTGGGCGTCGAGCACCCCTTCGCCCGCGACGCGCGCCGCCGGCTGGCGTCCGCGCTCTACTAG